CACCAACCAACGCGAGACGACGGTGATTTGGGACCGCAAAACAGGTAAGCCGATCTATAACGCCATCGTTTGGCAATGCCGTCGCACCGCGGATCAATGCGCCGAGCTGCGCGCTCGCGGCTTCGAAGCGCACATTCACGCCAAAACCGGGCTGGTCATTGATCCCTATTTTTCCGCTACGAAAATCGCCTGGATTCTCGACCACGTGCCGAACGCCCGCCCGCGCGCCGAGTCGGGCGAGCTGCTCTTCGGCACCATCGACACTTGGCTCCTTTGGAAGCTGACCGACGGAGCCGTACATGCAACGGATCATACCAACGCCTCGCGCACGCTGTTGTACAATATCCACAATAAACAGTGGGATGAAGAGCTGCTGCAAATCTTTCGCGTGCCGCGCGCGATGCTGCCGCGCATCGAAACGTCGAGCGGGGTTTTCGGCTTTACCTCGACCAACGGCGATTTTGGTCGCGAAATCCCCATCGCTGGAATTGCAGGCGACCAACAGGCGGCGCTCTACGGTCAAGGCTGTACGCGCGCCGGAACGATCAAGAATACCTACGGCACCGGCTGTTTTATCATGATGAACACCGGCGACAAATTGGTCGATTCGCGCAATGGACTCTTGACGACCATCGCCTGCGATGAGCTCGGTCGACCCAACTATGCCTTAGAAGGATCGGTCTTTATCGCCGGCGCGGCGATCCAGTGGCTGCGGGACGAGCTGAAGCTGATCGAAAAGGCATCCGACAGCGAAGCGGCGGCGCGCGCCGTTCCCGACACCAACGGCGTCTACTTGGTGCCCGCTTTCGTCGGATTGGGTGCTCCGCATTGGGACATGGAGGCGCGCGGCGTCATCGTCGGACTGACGCGCGGCGCCAAACGCGAGCACCTGATCCGCGCCGCACTGGAGGCGATCGCCTATCAGAGCTGTGACGTCATCGAGGCCATGCGCCAAGACGCCGACCTGCCGATCAACGAACTGCGCGTGGACGGCGGCGCAGCGCAAAACGATTTTCTCATGCAGTTTCAGGCCGATGTCCTCGACCTGCCGATTCGTCGCCCCCGACAGATCGAATCGACGGCATTGGGCGCCGCTTATTTGGCCGGACTCGCCGTCAAGTTTTGGGAAACCCCCGATCAGATCGAAGAACAAAGTCATGATGATCGCGTTTTTTCACCGGCCATGAGTCGCGAAAAGCGCGAGGCGCTGCTCGCCGGTTGGCGCCGCGCCGTTAAAACCTGTCGGTATCGTCCGGATTAACAGAGAGGAATTTGCCATGAAGATGCGTTTATTTGCCGTCTTTTTTGCCGCCGGAGCGGCCTTATCGATACCAATTTTCGGCCGCGAAGTGAGAATCGAGCATCAACGGGGATACCTGAGCGCCGAATTCATTTTCCCGCCCTACGGTCCTCCTACACCCATGTGTCATGCTGCTACGCTGGTGGAAACCCGCGAGGGCATCCTTGCCGCCTGGTACGGCGGCAGCGCAGAAGGGGCCGAGGATGTCGGCATCTGGTCGGCGCGTCTGACGGCTTCCGGATGGAGTGAACCGACTTTGATTGCCGAGGGCATCACCGAAAGCGGGCGCGTTGCCTGTTGGAATCCGGTGCTCTTTCAGCCCAGACAGGGACCGCTGCTGTTGTTCTACAAGATCGGCTCCTCGCCCAGCGACTGGCGCGCAGTGCTCAAGACATCAACCGACGAGGGTTTTACCTGGAGCGAAGCCGTACCGTTGCCGGAGGGTGTGTTGGGACCGATCAAGAATAAGCCGATGGAACTTGCGGACGGCACCCTCCTCTGCGGCTCCAGCCGCGAAAAAAACGGTTGGGAAGTGGTCATGCACTTGACTTCCGATCTCAAAAAGTGGCGCACGGTCGGCCCGCTGCCGAAACCGAAGAGTTGGCAGGTCATTCAACCCACGCTGCTGCGCTACAAGGACGGCAGCATTCATGCTCTATGCCGCAGTAAGCAGGGATTCATCGTCGATTCCTTTTCCAAAGACGGCGGCTTAACGTGGAGCTACATGGAGCGAACGAAATTCCCCAATCCCAACTCGGCCATCGACGGCATCGATCTCAAAGACGGTCGGCATCTTTTGGTCTACAATGCCGACAAGCAGCGTCGTACGCCTCTGGTTGTAGCCATCGGCAACAAGCGCGGCACTGCATGGAAAAAAGTACTTCGTCTGGAGGAAGCACCGGGCGAGTATTCCTATCCGGCCGTCATACAAACTCGCGACGGCCTGGTGCACATTCTCTACACCTGGAACCGCCAGAGCATCAAACATGTGGTGATCGATCCGAGCCGGCTTTAGGCTGAAAAAATTTGGTCAATAAAAAAGGCGCTTCATTTGAAGCGCCTTTTTTTATCAGCAGCGATTTACTTTTTTGCCTTCAGCAGCCGCACCATGATGATGCCGTCGGTTTTTCGCAAAGCTTCCAGGTCGGCCTCTTCGATGTCGGCGTCGATGTCGATGATATTGTAGGCATAATCGCCTTTATGCCGATTGATCATATTGGCGATGTTGATGTTCTTTTCGGCAAACAGCGCCGTCATTTTGCCCATCATCGTCGGTACGTTTCGGTTGATAATGATCACCCTCGCTTTGCTGGTAAAGGGCAGCTCGCAATCCGGGAAATTGACGCAGTTGCGGAGGTTGCCCATTTCGAGAAAGTCCTTCACCTGCTGTGCGGCCATAATGGCGCAATTTTCCTCCGATTCCGGCGTGGAGGCGCCGAGGTGCGGAATGGCGATCACGCCTTCCATCTGCAGCAGTTCCTCATCCGGAAAATCGGTCACATAGCAGGCGATAATGCCGTCGGCGATGGCCTGCTTCAGATCGCTGTTGTTGACCAAGCCGTTGCGTGCAAAGTTGAGCAGACGCGCACCCTTTTTCATGACCGCAAATTTATCTTTGTTGATCATGCCTTTGGTGTCGTTGGTCAACGGTACATGGATCGAGACATAATCGGAACGGGCCAGCAAGTCGTCCAAGGAAAGGGCTTTTTCGACGGCGCGCGACAGTCCCCAAGCGCGATCGACGGAAATAAAGGGATCATAACCGAGCACCCGCATGCCCAGCGCCACCGCATCGTTGGCTACCAGCACGCCGATGGCGCCCAAACCGATCACGCCGAGGGTTTTACCTTTGATTTCCGGACCTTCGAACTGCGCCTTGCCTTTTTCCACCAGATTGGGCACTTGATCGCCTTGTCCGATCAAGGTTTTTGCCCAATTGATGCCTTCCACCACTTTGCGGGAGGAGATCAGCATGCCGCAGATCACCAGCTCCTTGACGCCGTTGGCATTGGCGCCTGGAGTGTTAAAGACGACGATGCCGCGTTCGGTGCAGCGGTCGATGGGAATGTTGTTGACGCCCGCGCCGGCGCGCGCCACCGCCTTTAACGACGGCGGCAGCTCCATGTCCAACATGTTAAAGCTGCGCACAATGATGGCGTCGGGATTTGCAATTTCCGAAGAAATCTCATAGTCGGCGCGCGGCAGAACTTCCAGGCCCAGCGGAGAAATCTTGTTCAGCGTTTTGATCTTGAACATGGCGCGTCTCCCTATTGTTTTTTGTTGGCAAGTTCGAACTTTTTCATGAATTCGACGAGCTTTTTCACTCCCTCGACCGGCATGGCATTATAGATGCTGGCGCGCATACCGCCGACGGAGCGGTGCCCTTTCAGCGTCACCAAACCTTCGGCCGCCGCTTCTTTGATGAACTTTTCATCGAGCTCGTCGCTGCCGGTTAAAAAGGGCACATTCATAATCGAACGGTCTTTTTTGGCTACCGGCGACTTGAACAGGTCGGACTGATCGAGAAAATCGTAGAGAATCTTTGCCTTTTCTTCATTAATGGCCTGAATTGCGGGCACACCTCCCAGTCCTTTGAGCCATTCGAATACCAGCTTGGAAATATAGATGGCGTAGCAGGGCGGCGTGTTATAGAGCGAGGACTCTTCCGCCATGGGTTTCCAATCAAGCATGGTGGGGGTAATGTCGCGCGCCTTGCCGACCAAATCCTTGCGCACGATGACGATGGTGACGCCCGCCGGTCCAATGTTCTTTTGCGCACCGGCAAAGATGACGCCGAACTTGGTCACATCGACGACTTCGGAGAGAATGTTCGAAGACATGTCGGCCACCAACGGCACATTGCCCGTATCGGGGAGCTTGGTATAGCGTGTCCCCTCGATGGTATTGTTGGTGACGATGTAAAAATAATCGGCATTCGGGGTGAATTTCGCCGGATCCAAATCCGGAATGTAGCTGAAATTCTTGTCCTCGGAAGAGGCGACGATATTGGCTTTACCGTACTTTTTCACTTCGCTGATGGCCTTTTTCGACCAGGCGCCGGTATGCACATAGTCGGCTACTCCGCTTCCGTTCAGCAAGTTCAGCGGCACGGCGGCAAATTGGGTTGAAGCGCCGCCCTGAAGAAAGAGCACATAATAGGAGTCGGGAATGTTCATCAGCTCGCGGAGAAGAACCTCGGCTTCCTTATGAATGGCCTCATAAGTCTTGCCGCGATGGCTCATCTCCATGACCGACATGCCGGTTCCTTTGTAATCGAGCATTTCCTCGGCTGCTTTTTTTAGAACGGGCTCCGGCAGCATAGCCGGTCCGGCGGAAAAGTTGTACACCCTTGCCATAACGCACTCCTTTCGATGTGAGGTTAGAGTTTTGTATTCAAAGTAATTAAAGCCGACAACATGTTCAATTCATCGGTCAAGCAGAGATTGGTCAAAAAAACCTCGGGCCGCGCCGCCTTGATGACGGCGGGCGTCATGTTGAGCAGGCCGCGGACGCCTCCTTCCACGAGCAGGTCGGCGACCTTTTGCGCTGCCGCCGGCGGCACCGTAATCACCGCCAACTCGATTCGCAGCCTGCGTACGACTTCCGGGATTTGGTAGGCCGGAAACAACGGCACCGAGCTTTTCAGCGTCTCGATCTTGTTGATGTTCGAGTCGAATCCCGCCGCCATAATAAAAGCGCCCGGATGCCGCTGCGCATGATCCAGGATTGCCCGGCCCAAATCGCCCAAACCGACCACGCAGGCGGCCCGCCTGCGCGCCAAGCCGAGCTTTTCGCCGATTGCCTGCTTGAGACGCGCTACTTCGTACCCTGCGCCCCAATTGCCGACCTCGCCGATGTAGCTGATGTCTTTGCGCAGGTTGTGCGAATTCATCGACAGCCGCTCACCCAGCTGCGTTGAAGAGACCGTGACGCATCCCTCCGCCTGCAGTTCTTCGAGCAGACGATAGACCAAACACAATCGCGCCACCGCCGGCTTGGGAATCTCGAATTGTTCTATTTTTCTCTCTTCAGGCAATTTAAAACTGTAATTTTGCTCTTTTTTTCACAAATTAGGATGCTTTTGGTAAATATGCAAGCTTTTTTTTGCATTATCGCATTCATATTTAAAATTATTTCGTCATAATTGTTATATTTTTCACAACCCAAACCGAATAAAATGAATTGCTTTTACCGTCATAATCTGTTAAATTTATTAAAATAAAATGGAGGAATGATCATGAACAGATATCTGCTTGTCTTTTTGTTATTGTCTTCGATCATTCCGGCAGCAGAGTATAACATCCTTGATTTCGGCGCCGTAGGAGACGGCAAAACCATTAATACCGCAGTGGTCCAGCAGGCCATCGATGCCGCTTCGCTTGCCGGCGGCCGCGTCGTTATTCCACCCGGAGTTTTCGTTTCCGGTTCGCTGCAGTTAAAGAGTAACGTAGAGCTTTATTTGGAAGCCGGTGCTGTCTTGAAAGGCAGTAATAGAGTCGAGGACTATCAGCTGGAGGGCCGCAAACGCGGGTTGATTTTTGCCTACGAGGCGCGCAACATTACGCTCAGCGGCCAAGGAATTATCGACGGCAACGGGACCTGCTTTTTCGACCCGAATCGTCCGCATTGGGGACCGGATTTCGACCGCCAATACACCCGGCAAGGCGAAAAGTATATGGATTTTTCCGCGGGAATTGAGGACGGCCCGATCGCTTATGATGATCGACCCGGCATGCTCGTGGTCATTCTCCGCAGCGAGCAGGTAACGATCCGCGACCTCACCTTCCGCGACTCGCCTTCGTGGACTTTTCGCATCGGAGATTGCGACGGCGTGTTGGTGCACGGCATTTCCATTCTCAACAACCTTCTGATTCCGAACAGCGACGGCATTCACTGCACCACTTCCCGCAATGTGCGCATCAGCGACTGCGACATCCGCGCCGGCGACGACTGCATCATCGTCTCGGGATTCGGCAGCGAAATCGACGAGCACGGCGACGACAGCCGTTCGCTGCTCGATTATCCGCAGCGAACCATCGGCAACAAAACCGGATATGCAGAAAACGTTGTAGTGACCAACTGCACGCTGCAGTCGCGATCCGCAGGCGTCCGTGTAGGGTACGGGCAGAATCCTATCCGCAATTGCCTGTTCAGCAACTTGGTCATTTACGATTCAAACCGCGGCCTCGGCGTCTTTGCACGCGATGCCGGTTCGATCGAGAATATTCAATTTGAAAACATCGTCATCCGCACGCGGCTGCATACGGGACACTGGTGGGGGGCCGGAGAGCCGATTCACGTTTCCGCTATTGCTCAAAATAAGGAGATCCCCGTCGGCGCCGTTTCGAACATCCGTTTTCATAACATCATTGCCGAGAGTGAAGCAGGCATTGTGCTCTGGGGCACACCGCAGCAGCCGCTGCGCAACATCCAACTGGAAAATATAAATCTGACCATTGTCGCCGGCAGGCATACCTTGAGCTACGGCGGCAACATCGACCTGCGGCCGACGGCAGACCTCAAAGATGCCGTTTTTGCTCGTGATTTGCCCGGCCTTTTGGCGCAGGATATTATTGACGCCCGCTTTGCTAATATTCAGCTGAACTGGGGGGACGGCTTGCCGCCGTTTTTCACCCACGGCATCGAAGCGGTTCGAGTGAAAAAATTGCGGGTGGAGGACTTTGTCGGGTCGGCCGCTCCAAGCGCAAAAAAGGCCAAAGCGATTTACCTGCAGCATTGTCCGAAAGCGGAAATGGACTGACACTGCAGGTCGTATCGGCTTATCGAATGAGTGATGAAAATAAAGACCTTCCGATATGCAAAGGACAGCAAGCCCCAAAATACTTTTTTTTTCAACTAAAATAAGAAGCAAACGACCATGACAAAACGGGAAGAGTTTATCGCCAAAATGAAGGAAAAGCTGGACGAGTTTGACCAGGAAATCAGCCGCCTTGAATCCGAAGCGCAGAGTGCAAGTGCTGAGTTGAAGCAGAAATATCAAGCGCAAATTGCCGAGCTGCAAAGCAAAAAAGAAGAAGCGGCGAGCCGCTTGAAACAAATCCAGGAAGCCGGCGAGGAAGCCTGGGAATCGTTGCGTCAAGGTTTCGAAAGCGCCTGGGGAAGCTTGAAAAAAGTATTCAAGTAGGCCGAAATTTATTTCGGCCCAGATTCTTGGCGGGATAAATCCCGCCCTACGTACGCCGAAATTTATTTCGGCCCAAATTTGGCGGGATAAATCCCGCCCTATGTAGGCCGAAATTTATTTCGGCCCCAAACTAGCGGTATGAATCAAGTCTCTCATCGGCCGTAATTTATTTTGCTTATAATTCCAGGGGACGCAATAAATTCAATGCCATCCAATAACTGTTACATTTAATTAGATCAACCAAACTGCTTGTCAGCCCATGAAATCCTTTTACCACCGAAAACTCCCCCATTGGATTCCGGCAGGATCCCAATATTTCATAACATTTAGGCCGGTAAACTCGCTGCCGCTTAATATCCTTAAACAGTTACAGGTGGAGAAAGAGCATCGATGCCGAGAAATCATTAACAATTTCATTGGTCCTGCCAGGCAAAAAAAGCTGTAGGAGGCGCAAAAAATCTATTTCGCTCAATTCGACTCTTGGCTTGACCGCTGCCTGACCGATAGTCCAACTTGGCTTCGCAATGATGCAATTGCCGCCATTGTTGCCGAGAACATCCGCGCTTTTAGCGGCCTACGCTACGACCTGAAAGCTTTTTGCATCATGCCCAACCACATTCATCTGCTTATCGACACCTCTTTTTTTGCCGCCCTACCCGACCATCAAGGAAAAACAGTCGATTATCCCCTTACAGACACCTTGCGATTACTATAGGGGTGCACTTCTCGGCTCTGCAATCAAGCCCTTGCGCGCAGCGGCAAATTTTGGCAGCACGAAAGCTATGATCATCTGGCCCGTGATGGAGGAGAGTTAGAGCGAATCGTCTTTTATATCGCAGATAATCCGGTTAGGACAGGACTTTTCAAGCATTGGCAGGATTGGCGTTTTACTTATGTTGCTACTGATTTGTCTTTAGGATTATTGGAAACATAGTTTTATACCAAACAGCCATTTTTACTGAGTGGTTAAATTATTTTGCCGGGGAATGATTCCTGCTTTACGTAGGCCGAAATTTATTTCGGTCGAAATTTTCGGCGAGATAAATCTCGCCCTAAGTAGACCGAAATTTATTTCGGCACTAAATTTCGGCGAGATAAATCCCGCCCTATGTAGGCCGAAATTTATTTCGGCCACAAATTTTGACGAGATGAATCTCGCCCTACATACTCGCCCTACGTACGCCGAAATTTATTTCGGCTCGAAATTTTCGGCGAGATAAATCTCGCCCTACATACGCCGAAATTCACTTCGGCTCAATTCTCCGATTTTATAAAAAATATACATTAATTAACCTTTGCTTGCATTTAATATTTTTTTTACCTTTATACACATCAAATCATGTTAACGACTTCCAGTCTATTTAAAAAGAGGAGGAACAGATGGCCAAGTTGCAAAGGATTTTGCTTTTCTTGATGTTGCTGCCCTTTTTAATTCCCATCGATGCGGCAGCCGAAAAGATCGTCTTTGTTTCATCGGGACAATTTGCGCCTTGGGGACAGCCGTGGGATCAGGAATGGGTCGATCTGCTCACTCAGCAAGGGTACGAAGTGGAGCGCCAGGATGATACCATGAAAGGCGTTCCACTTAATGACGAACAAATAGACATTCTCGAGTCCGCCGATCTGATCATTGTCAGTCGCGCGCTGAGCAGCGGCGACTATAACGATCCGGCCGGATGGAACTCGATTTCAAAACCGTTGATCCTTTTCTCGGCCTATCTCTCCCGCGCCAGCCGCTGGCAGTGGCTCATGGATTCGAATTTGCTCGGCGACGGTAACAGCGGCGCCCCTCTTATGTACGTCGACAAACCCGACCATCCGCTGTTCGCCGGGGTAACGTTGGGTGAAAACAATCAGCTTGAATTTCTTGACGCGGAGGTCGGCAGCGGCCACACCTCGCTTTGCAATACCCCGGATGCCGGCAATGGAGAAGTCATTGCTTCAACAGCCGAATTCGGAACCCCCTGGATTATCTATTGGCCTGCGGGAGTTTTCTTTCACGACATGACCGATCAAACGGCCGGCGGCAAGCGACTCTTGCTGCAGTGCGCCACCCGCGAGAGCACCCTCTCGCCTCCCAATCCCGATCACGGTTGGGGCATGTTCAATTTGACTCCGGAGGGCACCAAGGTCTATTTGAACGCCGTCGCCTGGATGCTGGGCAAAGAGGTTCAAGTCGATCAAAAGCCGACTGCGCCGGCTGCTTTTGCACTGGCGCAGAACTATCCCAATCCCTTTAATCCGCAAACGACCGTCGAATTTACCTTGATGAGAACCGCCCGCATCAGCCTGCGCATATTTGATGTGAACGGCCGTGAAGTCGCCTGCCTAGCGGACGGCGAGTTTGCCGCCGGAACCCATCAGATCACGTGGAACGCAGGCAACCTGGAAAGCGGCGTCTATTTCTATAAACTTGAGACGCCCAATTTTCAAGCCGTCAAAAAAATGACGCTGCTCAAGTAAGCCCCCGTATTAAAGCAAAAAGGCCCTCTTTTGCAGGGCCTTTTTGCTTTGCCCATTTTCAGTCAACAGTCATTGTCCGCTTCAGGGTTATTACGCCCTTGAGCCGAATATCCTGCGATGAACTGCCGACATACACATCATAGCTGCCCTTTTCGGCAATCCACTGCGCTTTTTGCGGATCGTAAAAAGCAAAGGCGCGTTTGCCAAGAGTAAGCGTTACAATTTGACTTTCGCCGGGATTTAAAAGGACTTTGGCGAAGGCTTTTAGTTCCTTGCGCGGGCGCGGCACGCTGCTCTTTTGCGCACCAAGATACAGCTGTACAACCTCCTTTCCGGCCACTGAACCGCTGTTGCTTACTTTGACGCTGACAACCGCTGTACCGTCCTTTTGCGGCGAAATTTTGAGGTCAGAGTAATCGAACTGCGTATAGGAAAGTCCGTGTCCAAATGGAAACAAGACCGGTATGCTTTCCTTTTCATACCAGCGATAGCCGACAAAGATGCCTTCTGTATAGGTTACGACGCCTTTTTCGCCGGGATAGGCTTTCAGTGCGTGCGCCGGGGAATCGCTCAGCTTGTATGGAAAGGTAAAGCACAGCTTGCCTGAGGGATTGACGGCGCCGAACAGCACATCGGCGATCGCGGTTCCAGCCTCCATGCCGCTGTACCACGCCTGCACGATGGCCGGAACCCGATCCGCCCACGGCATGGCCACCGGAGAGCCGCTGATGTTGACCACGACGGTACGCGGATTGGCATTAACAATCGCCTGAACCAGGGAATCCTGACTGAACGGCAAAGTAATGTCGAAACGATCAGTGCCTTCAGCATCACCATGGTTATAATGGCTCAAGCCGGTAAAAACCAGTACAACATCAGCACTTCGGGCTGCAGAGACTGCCTTGCCGATCAAGTCTTCTCCGCCCTTTTCAGCGTAGCCCATGGAAAAAACAACATTGACCTTGCCTCCGACCGCCTTGAGCAAGCCTTCGAGCGGCGTGATCTCGTACAGCGCCTTGATCTCCGAACTTCCGCCGCCGGGCGCCTGCTTGCGCACCGCGTTCTCGCCGATGACGGCAATGTTTTTCAGATTTTCAGCTTTCAAAGGCAAAATGCCGTCATTTTTGAGCAGCACGATGGCCTCGCGGGCAATTTTCAAAGCCGACTGCGCATGCTGCGGATCGTTGAGGGCGCCTTTCTTTCGGTCCGCGTCGAAAAGTTTGGTCAAAAACATAACACGCAAATTGCGGCGCACTTTGTCGTCCACAACGCTCATCGGGATCTCGCCGCTCTCCAGCAAGGCTTTGAACGGATCTGCCAAATAATACTCGTTGTATCGCTTATTAGTACCCATTTCCAGATCAAGTCCGTTGAACGCCGCCTCGCGGGTGTCGTGCGTACCTCCCCAATCGGACATGACCAACCCCTGAAAACCCCATTCGCCCTTTAAAATGCGATTGAGCAGATAGTCGTTATGACAGCAGTGTTGGCCGCGCAGTTTATTATAAGCCCCCATCACCGTCAGCACACCGCCCTCCTTAACCGCCGCCTCGAAGGCGGGCAGGTAGATCTCGCGCAGCGCCCGCTCGTCCACCTCGACACTGATCCAGCCGCGCTGCACCTCCTGATTATTGACGGCAAAATGCTTGACGCAGGCGGCGACATCCTGCTCCTGTACGCCGCGAATGTACGGCACGGCAATCTGAGAGGCCAAGTAGGGATCTTCGCCGAAATACTCGAAATTGCGGCCGCACAGCGGGGTACGCTGAATATTGACTGCCGGTCCAAGGATGACCGCCTTACCGCGCGCGTTTGCCTCGCTGCCCAGAACCCTTCCGAATTCTAGCGCCATCTCCGGATTCCAAGTCGAAGCCAGCGCCGTGCCGTTCGGAAGATAGCTTGCATAGTCATCGGTGCGTCCGGCGGGCGCCCAACTGTGCGGGCCGATCTCCTGTCGAACGCCGTGCGGGCCGTCGGACAGATAGCGTTCGGGAATACCCAGCCGCTCAACGCCCGCGACGGTAAATTTGCTGTTGGCGTGAATCAGTGAAATTTTTTCATCGAGCGTCAGGCGGGACAATAGATCCTCAACGCGCGCCTCAACGGACTGAGAAGCGTCGAGGTAAAGAGGTGTTTCCGCAAACAAGGGTACGACACAGAAAGTGAAAAACAACATCAGGTTTTTCAGCATGATAAACTCCTAATATGTAGTTAGTCCCTTGACAATAATCGTATTTTGGAAGGCAATGAAAAAACCGTCAAAAAATAGATTTGAGTCAGTCTGCAGTTTTATGAGGTCGATTAAAATTTAGAGCTGATTTTGGCGAACCGGTTTGCTCTTTTGCAAAGAGCAGAGGGGTTTAAAAACAGAAAAAAGCCTCCGAAGCCTTAACAACCTCGGAGGCTGATTGTTCATTATTTGTCGCTAAGCGCCGCAACGCCGGGGAGCTCTTTGCCTTCCATCAGCTCGAGGGCTGTGCCGCCTCCGGTGGAGATATGGCTGAACTGCTTGGCATAGCCGGACTTTTTCGCGGCACTGGCGGAATCGCCGCCGCCGACCACCGAAACCGCGCCGGACGTCGCGATGGCCTCGGCCACGCCGAAGGTGCCCTTTTCAAAGCCCTTGACTTCGAACACGCCCATCGGGCCGTTCCAAATGATCGTTTTCGCCTTCTTGATCTCGGATTTAAACAGCTCCAGCGTCTTGGGACCAATGTCGAGCCCCATTTTGTCATCGGGGATCGCTTCGCCGTCCACCAGCTCACCGACGCCGCTCTCTCCGCTCGGGAACTCGGAGGCGACGATGTGATCAACCGGAAGTAACAGTGTTACACCCTTGGCTTTTGCTTTTTCCAAATAGGATTTTGCTTTATCAATAAAATCCTCTTCCACACGCGATTTGCCCACCGACACCCCTTTGGCTTTCAGAAAAGTATAAGCCATGGCGCCGCCGATAATCAGGCTGTCGACTTTTTCGAGCAGGTTTTCGATCACGCCAATTTTGTCCGAAACCTTGGCGCCGCCCAAAATCGCCAAAAGCGGCCGTTCGGGATTCTCGAGTACCTTGGCGAAATACTCAAGCTCTTTGGCCATGAGATAGCCGGCCGCGCCGCCGCCCAGCTTTTGCGGTACACCCGCCATTGAAGCATGCGCCCGATGCGCCGTTCCAAAGGCGTCATCGATATAGACGTCGCCCAGCTTGGCCAAAGCGTCGATGAACCACTGCCGCTCTTCTTTGCTCATCTTGACGCCGTCCTTTTTGCCCTCTTCTTCGGGATAAAAGCGCAGATTCTCAAGCAGAACGACGTCGCCTTCCTTCATCGCCGCGACGGCTTTTTCCGCT
This window of the candidate division KSB1 bacterium genome carries:
- the glpK gene encoding glycerol kinase GlpK yields the protein MDKVILAIDEGTTGVTTLLIDRRGEIVGRGYSEFPQIYPRPGWVEHDAEAIWQTTLRVITQALTDGRVEPHRIAGIGITNQRETTVIWDRKTGKPIYNAIVWQCRRTADQCAELRARGFEAHIHAKTGLVIDPYFSATKIAWILDHVPNARPRAESGELLFGTIDTWLLWKLTDGAVHATDHTNASRTLLYNIHNKQWDEELLQIFRVPRAMLPRIETSSGVFGFTSTNGDFGREIPIAGIAGDQQAALYGQGCTRAGTIKNTYGTGCFIMMNTGDKLVDSRNGLLTTIACDELGRPNYALEGSVFIAGAAIQWLRDELKLIEKASDSEAAARAVPDTNGVYLVPAFVGLGAPHWDMEARGVIVGLTRGAKREHLIRAALEAIAYQSCDVIEAMRQDADLPINELRVDGGAAQNDFLMQFQADVLDLPIRRPRQIESTALGAAYLAGLAVKFWETPDQIEEQSHDDRVFSPAMSREKREALLAGWRRAVKTCRYRPD
- a CDS encoding exo-alpha-sialidase yields the protein MKMRLFAVFFAAGAALSIPIFGREVRIEHQRGYLSAEFIFPPYGPPTPMCHAATLVETREGILAAWYGGSAEGAEDVGIWSARLTASGWSEPTLIAEGITESGRVACWNPVLFQPRQGPLLLFYKIGSSPSDWRAVLKTSTDEGFTWSEAVPLPEGVLGPIKNKPMELADGTLLCGSSREKNGWEVVMHLTSDLKKWRTVGPLPKPKSWQVIQPTLLRYKDGSIHALCRSKQGFIVDSFSKDGGLTWSYMERTKFPNPNSAIDGIDLKDGRHLLVYNADKQRRTPLVVAIGNKRGTAWKKVLRLEEAPGEYSYPAVIQTRDGLVHILYTWNRQSIKHVVIDPSRL
- a CDS encoding phosphoglycerate dehydrogenase, with translation MFKIKTLNKISPLGLEVLPRADYEISSEIANPDAIIVRSFNMLDMELPPSLKAVARAGAGVNNIPIDRCTERGIVVFNTPGANANGVKELVICGMLISSRKVVEGINWAKTLIGQGDQVPNLVEKGKAQFEGPEIKGKTLGVIGLGAIGVLVANDAVALGMRVLGYDPFISVDRAWGLSRAVEKALSLDDLLARSDYVSIHVPLTNDTKGMINKDKFAVMKKGARLLNFARNGLVNNSDLKQAIADGIIACYVTDFPDEELLQMEGVIAIPHLGASTPESEENCAIMAAQQVKDFLEMGNLRNCVNFPDCELPFTSKARVIIINRNVPTMMGKMTALFAEKNINIANMINRHKGDYAYNIIDIDADIEEADLEALRKTDGIIMVRLLKAKK
- the serC gene encoding 3-phosphoserine/phosphohydroxythreonine transaminase, which encodes MARVYNFSAGPAMLPEPVLKKAAEEMLDYKGTGMSVMEMSHRGKTYEAIHKEAEVLLRELMNIPDSYYVLFLQGGASTQFAAVPLNLLNGSGVADYVHTGAWSKKAISEVKKYGKANIVASSEDKNFSYIPDLDPAKFTPNADYFYIVTNNTIEGTRYTKLPDTGNVPLVADMSSNILSEVVDVTKFGVIFAGAQKNIGPAGVTIVIVRKDLVGKARDITPTMLDWKPMAEESSLYNTPPCYAIYISKLVFEWLKGLGGVPAIQAINEEKAKILYDFLDQSDLFKSPVAKKDRSIMNVPFLTGSDELDEKFIKEAAAEGLVTLKGHRSVGGMRASIYNAMPVEGVKKLVEFMKKFELANKKQ
- a CDS encoding redox-sensing transcriptional repressor Rex, producing the protein MPEERKIEQFEIPKPAVARLCLVYRLLEELQAEGCVTVSSTQLGERLSMNSHNLRKDISYIGEVGNWGAGYEVARLKQAIGEKLGLARRRAACVVGLGDLGRAILDHAQRHPGAFIMAAGFDSNINKIETLKSSVPLFPAYQIPEVVRRLRIELAVITVPPAAAQKVADLLVEGGVRGLLNMTPAVIKAARPEVFLTNLCLTDELNMLSALITLNTKL
- a CDS encoding glycosyl hydrolase family 28 protein, with protein sequence MNRYLLVFLLLSSIIPAAEYNILDFGAVGDGKTINTAVVQQAIDAASLAGGRVVIPPGVFVSGSLQLKSNVELYLEAGAVLKGSNRVEDYQLEGRKRGLIFAYEARNITLSGQGIIDGNGTCFFDPNRPHWGPDFDRQYTRQGEKYMDFSAGIEDGPIAYDDRPGMLVVILRSEQVTIRDLTFRDSPSWTFRIGDCDGVLVHGISILNNLLIPNSDGIHCTTSRNVRISDCDIRAGDDCIIVSGFGSEIDEHGDDSRSLLDYPQRTIGNKTGYAENVVVTNCTLQSRSAGVRVGYGQNPIRNCLFSNLVIYDSNRGLGVFARDAGSIENIQFENIVIRTRLHTGHWWGAGEPIHVSAIAQNKEIPVGAVSNIRFHNIIAESEAGIVLWGTPQQPLRNIQLENINLTIVAGRHTLSYGGNIDLRPTADLKDAVFARDLPGLLAQDIIDARFANIQLNWGDGLPPFFTHGIEAVRVKKLRVEDFVGSAAPSAKKAKAIYLQHCPKAEMD